In Deinococcus misasensis DSM 22328, the following proteins share a genomic window:
- a CDS encoding M12 family metallopeptidase, protein MKRQMTLLGLVSVGLFVACSSPTPAPQTVTDPHFMDFDSKPEWTRLQVQLAGQESPNAITTYLKNGKQMFQGDIVIAHEDEHKARPQGAIMTTQLWTNKTVPYVIDSSLSGQTALIQQAVNYYNTNLNLKWVPRTNQTNYVRFFKGDGCWSYVGMNGNGQQDLSLGDGCHTMGIVLHEMTHASGAQHEQTRSDRDQYITVNWNAIPADWQSQYQILPNAKPYGAYDFYSIMHYGLYWGNQLAMTPKVSGIDYNRVGNGSTLTATDIAGINSLYPSTGGGGATSIANGGIYRIQNLNSNKCMDVDGVSSANGASVKQYACINQNVYYNQDYRFKQVNTPEGVYYQIQAVHSGKCIDIQDIATGDGAKLHQWDCHANPDDAGLRNQLLRPAQVATAVWQFGFKHSSKCLDVPGSSLADVQLQQWTCNATNAQRFRLIPVSH, encoded by the coding sequence ATGAAACGCCAGATGACTTTGCTCGGGCTGGTTTCGGTCGGCCTTTTTGTGGCCTGCTCCAGCCCCACCCCTGCCCCCCAAACCGTCACCGATCCCCACTTCATGGATTTTGACAGCAAGCCCGAGTGGACCCGCCTGCAAGTGCAACTCGCAGGTCAAGAAAGCCCGAATGCCATCACCACCTACCTGAAAAACGGTAAACAGATGTTTCAGGGAGACATCGTGATCGCCCACGAGGATGAACACAAAGCACGCCCTCAGGGGGCCATCATGACCACCCAGCTCTGGACCAACAAAACCGTCCCATATGTGATTGACTCCAGCCTGAGTGGACAGACTGCTTTGATTCAGCAAGCCGTGAATTATTACAACACCAACCTCAACCTGAAATGGGTTCCACGCACCAACCAGACCAATTACGTGCGCTTCTTCAAGGGAGACGGCTGCTGGTCTTACGTGGGCATGAACGGCAACGGTCAGCAAGACCTCTCTCTGGGAGATGGCTGCCACACCATGGGCATTGTGCTGCACGAAATGACCCACGCCTCTGGTGCGCAGCACGAACAAACCCGTTCGGACCGCGACCAGTACATCACCGTCAACTGGAACGCCATTCCTGCCGACTGGCAAAGCCAGTACCAGATCCTGCCCAACGCCAAGCCTTACGGTGCCTACGACTTTTACAGCATCATGCACTATGGGCTGTACTGGGGCAATCAACTGGCCATGACCCCCAAAGTCTCTGGCATTGATTACAACCGGGTTGGAAATGGCAGCACGCTGACTGCAACCGACATTGCAGGCATCAACAGCCTGTATCCATCCACTGGAGGAGGCGGAGCCACCAGCATTGCAAACGGTGGCATCTACCGCATCCAGAACCTGAACAGCAACAAATGCATGGATGTGGATGGGGTCAGCAGCGCCAACGGAGCCAGCGTCAAACAGTACGCCTGCATCAACCAGAACGTGTACTACAACCAGGATTACCGCTTCAAACAGGTGAACACGCCCGAGGGGGTCTACTACCAGATTCAGGCCGTGCACTCTGGAAAATGCATTGACATTCAGGACATTGCCACCGGAGACGGGGCCAAACTGCATCAGTGGGATTGTCACGCCAACCCGGACGACGCGGGCCTCAGAAACCAGCTTCTGCGCCCCGCTCAGGTGGCCACCGCCGTCTGGCAATTTGGCTTCAAACACTCCAGCAAGTGTCTGGATGTGCCCGGATCCTCTCTGGCCGATGTCCAGTTGCAACAGTGGACCTGCAACGCCACCAACGCCCAGAGGTTCCGCCTGATTCCCGTTTCACACTGA